In one Prosthecochloris aestuarii DSM 271 genomic region, the following are encoded:
- a CDS encoding type II toxin-antitoxin system death-on-curing family toxin → MSWRWLLEGVVLGIHDEQIAEHGGSTGIRDAGLLSSALARPQHQAHFDNDPSVFDLAAAYAYGIIRNHPFVDGNKRTGFLAAYVFLHMNGWQLKSSEAEAINAILNLAAGEVDEPGFSGWLKDKSVTRTEKE, encoded by the coding sequence ATGAGCTGGCGCTGGCTTCTGGAAGGGGTGGTTCTGGGGATACATGACGAGCAAATTGCCGAGCATGGCGGAAGTACCGGCATTCGTGATGCCGGTCTTTTGTCGTCAGCCCTTGCTCGTCCGCAACACCAAGCACATTTTGACAACGATCCGTCGGTCTTTGATCTGGCTGCGGCCTATGCTTATGGCATTATTCGCAACCATCCGTTTGTCGACGGCAACAAACGCACCGGTTTTCTGGCCGCCTATGTATTTCTGCATATGAACGGATGGCAACTGAAGTCTTCAGAAGCCGAAGCCATTAACGCAATCCTAAATTTGGCGGCAGGAGAAGTCGATGAACCTGGTTTTTCGGGCTGGCTGAAAGACAAGTCTGTGACTCGGACTGAAAAGGAATAA
- a CDS encoding AbrB/MazE/SpoVT family DNA-binding domain-containing protein, translating into MRATVTKIGNSTGVILPKAVAERLKIKQGDILYLTETPSGYAVTPYDPEFAEQMEAARQGMSKYKNALHELAK; encoded by the coding sequence ATGCGTGCAACAGTAACAAAGATTGGTAATTCCACAGGCGTTATCCTACCCAAGGCTGTGGCTGAACGCCTGAAGATCAAGCAGGGGGACATCCTGTATCTAACGGAAACCCCTTCGGGGTATGCCGTAACGCCCTACGATCCGGAATTTGCCGAACAAATGGAGGCGGCCCGTCAGGGAATGTCCAAATACAAGAACGCTCTGCATGAGCTTGCCAAATGA